The Apostichopus japonicus isolate 1M-3 chromosome 20, ASM3797524v1, whole genome shotgun sequence genome contains a region encoding:
- the LOC139961912 gene encoding uncharacterized protein isoform X2, which yields MGTGQRGDDGDNDHNGNKVMLPRVFQGKDVRMGTRQRAFVGCNPLPNNDGDEVTMGRRQRGDYGDKTTMRRRQRAFVGCNPLPSNDGDEVTMGRRQRGDYGDKTTMRRRQRAFVGLQPTSK from the exons ATGGGGACGGGGCAAAGAGGTGACGATGGGGATAATGACCACAATGGGAACAAGGTGATGCTTCCTCGAGTGTTTCAAGGCAAAGATGTGAGGATGGGAACAAGGCAAAGAG CATTTGTTGGTTGCAACCCACTTCCAAATAACGATGGGGACGAGGTGACGATGGGAAGGCGGCAAAGAGGAGACTATGGAGACAAGACGACTATGAGAAGGAGGCAAAGAG CATTTGTTGGTTGCAACCCACTTCCAAGTAACGATGGGGACGAGGTGACGATGGGAAGGCGGCAAAGAGGAGACTATGGAGACAAGACGACTATGAGAAGGAGGCAAAGAG CATTTGTTGGTTTGCAACCCACTTCCAAGTAA
- the LOC139961912 gene encoding uncharacterized protein isoform X1, whose protein sequence is MGTGQRGDDGDNDHNGNKVMLPRVFQGKDVRMGTRQRAFVGCNPLPNNDGDEVTMGRRQRGDYGDKTTMRRRQRAFVGCNPLPSNDGDEVTMGRRQRGDYGDKTTMRRRQRAFVGCIPLPSEDGDEATMGAP, encoded by the exons ATGGGGACGGGGCAAAGAGGTGACGATGGGGATAATGACCACAATGGGAACAAGGTGATGCTTCCTCGAGTGTTTCAAGGCAAAGATGTGAGGATGGGAACAAGGCAAAGAG CATTTGTTGGTTGCAACCCACTTCCAAATAACGATGGGGACGAGGTGACGATGGGAAGGCGGCAAAGAGGAGACTATGGAGACAAGACGACTATGAGAAGGAGGCAAAGAG CATTTGTTGGTTGCAACCCACTTCCAAGTAACGATGGGGACGAGGTGACGATGGGAAGGCGGCAAAGAGGAGACTATGGAGACAAGACGACTATGAGAAGGAGGCAAAGAG ctttTGTTGGTTGCATCCCACTCCCAAGTGAAGATGGGGACGAGGCGACAATGGGGGCGCCGTAA